The following proteins are encoded in a genomic region of Roseinatronobacter sp. S2:
- a CDS encoding glycine zipper 2TM domain-containing protein, giving the protein MRKLIMMALVGGALAVSGCQMTQTERSVVGGVAGAAGGLAVGNLLGANTNWTILTTIAGAAAGTLLAQNTRTGQCAYARGDGTYYEAPCP; this is encoded by the coding sequence ATGAGAAAACTTATTATGATGGCACTTGTAGGGGGCGCGCTTGCGGTCTCCGGTTGCCAGATGACACAAACTGAACGTTCTGTTGTGGGTGGCGTTGCTGGTGCTGCGGGCGGCCTTGCCGTCGGTAACCTGCTTGGTGCCAACACCAACTGGACCATTCTGACCACTATTGCAGGTGCTGCCGCAGGCACATTGCTGGCGCAAAACACCCGCACTGGCCAGTGTGCGTATGCGCGCGGTGATGGCACCTATTACGAAGCGCCTTGCCCCTGA